Proteins encoded in a region of the Elizabethkingia bruuniana genome:
- a CDS encoding erythromycin esterase family protein, translating to MKKIFLALSLITGLIYIEAQDNAIKTTELNLAKDYLKIAAPIAKEIGNNTIIGLGEGTHGTKEFNEIRAAISKNLITKQHFSIICFESPYGDMFYLNKAVNSDADLKTAMKQYLLSIWQTKEIEEFLLWVRDYNKKNKNQILLSGADFNFVSNSVKILENEFKNNGTLKALTNDLLNKAKYQDEMWSNRNDKNFRVDMPAVIKNGTQAYKLAQNIEEAVKKDNISLSTEAKLALQNIKLGFTVMYEASKQNYNISRDQMMAEMVTKTHQLYDNKKVIVIAHNGHIAFTFPFSDDLGMGGYLKKQFGEKYYSLATLTASGTYSATLDNTDTNDNKYQAYPLPAPLKDSWQNYFSEFKNENFYLNLRGNNGGLKGNFSLALWGYFYLDPVKFEKNIYTSKISNLSNYFDSIIFLRKTNASEHLN from the coding sequence ATGAAAAAGATATTTTTAGCACTATCACTTATAACCGGACTCATCTATATAGAAGCGCAGGATAATGCTATAAAAACAACAGAACTCAATTTAGCTAAAGATTATCTGAAAATAGCAGCACCAATAGCAAAAGAAATCGGGAATAACACCATTATAGGTCTTGGAGAAGGAACACACGGAACCAAAGAATTCAATGAAATAAGAGCTGCAATCTCTAAAAATCTGATCACCAAACAACATTTTAGTATCATATGCTTCGAATCTCCATATGGAGATATGTTCTATCTCAATAAAGCTGTTAACTCTGATGCGGATCTTAAAACAGCCATGAAACAATATCTCCTTTCTATATGGCAGACTAAAGAAATTGAAGAATTCCTATTATGGGTAAGAGACTACAATAAGAAGAATAAAAATCAGATTTTACTTTCCGGAGCCGATTTCAATTTCGTATCCAATTCTGTTAAGATTCTCGAAAATGAGTTTAAGAATAACGGCACGTTAAAAGCATTAACAAATGATTTACTGAATAAAGCAAAATATCAGGACGAGATGTGGAGTAACAGAAATGATAAAAACTTCCGAGTTGATATGCCGGCAGTTATAAAAAATGGAACACAGGCCTACAAATTAGCCCAGAATATTGAAGAAGCTGTAAAGAAAGATAATATTAGCCTCTCCACTGAAGCAAAATTGGCATTACAAAATATCAAGTTAGGTTTTACTGTGATGTATGAGGCCAGCAAACAAAATTATAATATTTCAAGAGATCAGATGATGGCGGAAATGGTTACTAAAACCCATCAGCTTTATGATAATAAGAAAGTTATAGTTATTGCTCATAATGGTCACATAGCTTTCACTTTCCCTTTTTCTGATGATTTAGGGATGGGTGGCTATCTCAAAAAGCAGTTTGGTGAAAAATATTATTCGTTGGCAACATTAACAGCATCTGGTACTTATAGTGCAACTTTGGATAATACAGACACCAATGACAACAAATATCAGGCATATCCACTCCCTGCCCCATTAAAAGACAGCTGGCAAAATTATTTTTCAGAATTTAAAAATGAAAATTTTTACCTGAACCTTAGAGGTAACAATGGAGGTCTGAAAGGAAATTTCTCTTTGGCTTTATGGGGGTACTTTTATCTGGATCCTGTAAAGTTTGAGAAAAATATATATACTTCTAAAATCAGTAATTTGAGTAATTACTTCGATAGTATTATTTTCCTCAGAAAAACAAATGCCTCTGAACATCTAAACTGA
- a CDS encoding Pr6Pr family membrane protein — MKRNLAFIFAALGWFAVIAQYYLMLENRTTSVSEATIRFFSFFTILTNILVAIYFSTICFSRNKSVSLINAAGMLTFLTIYITVVGLVYQVALRHLWHPQGMQKLVDELLHSVIPILVILFWYLYEAKNNLKFSQTIKWLSYPLIYFIYILLRGNQSGFYPYPFVDVSVLGFATVIQNALFLLLFFLGLSLAFILIGKWLDKK; from the coding sequence ATGAAGAGAAATTTAGCTTTTATATTTGCTGCATTAGGATGGTTTGCTGTTATTGCACAATACTATCTGATGCTAGAGAACAGAACAACATCTGTTTCTGAAGCCACAATAAGGTTCTTCAGCTTTTTTACTATTCTTACCAACATACTTGTAGCTATTTATTTCAGCACTATCTGCTTTTCCCGAAACAAATCCGTTTCTTTAATCAATGCTGCCGGAATGCTTACATTTCTTACTATTTACATTACTGTAGTAGGATTAGTCTATCAGGTAGCCCTCAGACATCTATGGCATCCTCAGGGAATGCAAAAACTTGTTGATGAATTACTACATTCGGTTATTCCAATTTTGGTTATTCTCTTCTGGTATTTATATGAGGCTAAGAATAACTTAAAATTCAGTCAAACGATAAAATGGCTCTCCTATCCTCTCATCTATTTCATCTATATTCTTTTACGCGGAAATCAGTCCGGTTTTTATCCTTATCCTTTTGTTGATGTTTCAGTATTAGGATTTGCAACTGTTATCCAAAATGCACTTTTTCTATTACTCTTTTTTCTAGGGCTATCTTTGGCTTTTATTCTTATTGGAAAATGGCTGGATAAAAAATAG
- a CDS encoding helix-turn-helix domain-containing protein — translation MKIETEFYKPDNNILNKYIEGFYFISKQEIENSFSYQTFPNNYNIVSAYLNSDVKLEKGKITVSSAENKFTSTLVKKYITPIEIKVDAIVDEITIYFKPAGLNHFIDDMSSLFENDFSYFNPFGDYEAEMTKILLTRERNIQLELLEKYWISKLIQKDLTAVESWLSDINSTISIEEIADKNQISRQYFNKMFRKYIGKSPSEFRKVNKFRNSISQKNKNTNLIELSLDADFYDQSHFIRNFKELTKVNPGSFFNNVDISKENIWLFEE, via the coding sequence ATGAAGATCGAAACAGAATTTTATAAACCAGACAATAATATCCTGAACAAGTATATTGAAGGGTTTTACTTTATTTCCAAACAGGAGATTGAAAATTCTTTTAGCTATCAAACCTTTCCAAATAATTACAACATTGTCTCTGCTTATCTGAATTCGGATGTAAAACTGGAAAAGGGTAAAATCACAGTTTCTTCTGCCGAGAACAAGTTTACTTCTACTCTTGTAAAAAAATATATTACGCCAATAGAAATTAAAGTCGATGCGATAGTGGACGAAATTACAATCTACTTTAAACCTGCTGGTCTCAATCATTTTATAGATGACATGTCTTCTCTATTTGAAAATGATTTTAGCTACTTCAATCCTTTTGGTGATTATGAAGCTGAAATGACGAAAATACTGCTCACCAGGGAAAGAAATATCCAGTTGGAGCTTCTGGAAAAGTATTGGATTTCAAAGCTTATTCAAAAAGATCTTACGGCTGTTGAAAGTTGGCTTTCAGACATCAATTCCACAATAAGTATAGAAGAAATCGCAGATAAAAATCAGATTTCAAGACAATATTTTAACAAAATGTTCCGGAAATATATAGGAAAATCTCCTTCTGAATTTCGGAAAGTTAATAAGTTTAGAAATTCAATTAGCCAGAAGAATAAGAATACCAACCTTATCGAATTATCCCTGGATGCTGATTTTTATGATCAGTCCCATTTTATCCGGAATTTCAAAGAACTCACCAAAGTAAATCCTGGTTCTTTTTTCAATAATGTAGACATCTCTAAAGAAAATATCTGGCTGTTTGAAGAATAG